A window of Flavobacterium flavigenum contains these coding sequences:
- the tsaB gene encoding tRNA (adenosine(37)-N6)-threonylcarbamoyltransferase complex dimerization subunit type 1 TsaB: MSFILNIETATKNCSVAIAKDGETIICKEIAEEGYSHAEKLHVFIEEIIAESGISVHDLVAVAVSQGPGSYTGLRIGVSAAKGLCFALNIPLIAVDTLQTLASQAKISEGKIIPMLDARRMEVYSAIFSAELKTERAILAEVIDENSFKDFTEKLYFVGDCTEKCKTVLTKENFVFLEDIKYPSAAAMSKISYDKYQKSDTVDVAYFEPYYLKDFMVAAPKKQ, encoded by the coding sequence TTGTCTTTTATTCTTAATATCGAAACCGCTACCAAAAATTGTTCGGTAGCAATTGCTAAAGATGGCGAAACAATTATTTGCAAAGAAATTGCAGAAGAAGGTTATTCGCATGCCGAAAAGCTACATGTTTTTATTGAAGAAATAATAGCTGAATCAGGGATTTCTGTTCATGATTTAGTCGCAGTTGCTGTAAGCCAGGGACCAGGTTCTTATACCGGACTTAGGATTGGGGTATCAGCAGCAAAGGGATTGTGTTTTGCTTTAAATATTCCGTTGATTGCAGTAGATACTTTACAAACCTTGGCATCTCAGGCTAAAATTTCTGAAGGAAAAATAATTCCAATGCTGGACGCGCGGAGAATGGAAGTTTACAGTGCAATTTTTAGTGCTGAATTAAAAACTGAAAGAGCAATTCTTGCAGAAGTTATTGACGAAAATTCATTTAAAGATTTTACAGAAAAGCTGTATTTTGTTGGTGACTGTACAGAAAAATGCAAGACAGTATTAACTAAAGAGAATTTTGTGTTTTTAGAAGATATCAAATATCCTTCAGCTGCCGCAATGAGTAAAATTAGTTACGATAAATATCAAAAAAGCGACACTGTAGATGTCGCTTACTTTGAACCTTATTATTTGAAAGATTTTATGGTTGCTGCACCAAAAAAGCAATAA
- a CDS encoding TolC family protein: protein MKINKCNSFVFALLFGLALSTQAQTKQWTLEECVRYALDNNITIKLSELDVKNSVIDKRGALGNYLPAVNANASHSWNIGLNQNITTGLLENQTTQYSSIGASVGVDIYKGLQNQNTYRRAKLSIVASKYQLLKMQEDISLNVANAFLEILFNKENLKVKKEQLAIDEKRFKRSEEMVNAGTIPRGDLFDLKATVATDQQAIIVAENSLLISKLSLAQLLQLKEFADFDVIDNTNVQDENNIMAQNPTDIYNKAKETRTELKLAQTNLEIAQKNVSIAKGAYQPTLSAFYNFNTRASYSEIITGSTLNTANPTNQIGFVEGTNQSVLQNNYSPVLGNAAPILDQFDNNKGQSFGVQLSIPIFNGFSARNNVERNKVSLEKSKIDLEQKSLDLQRNVYTAFTDAKGALNAYESATITLEARQQSYNYAKEKYDVGLMNSFDFTQAQTLLTNAQSDVIRAKYDYMFKIKILEFYFGIPIVPIIKN from the coding sequence ATGAAAATAAATAAATGTAATAGTTTTGTTTTTGCTCTCCTGTTTGGATTAGCATTATCTACACAGGCTCAAACAAAACAATGGACACTGGAAGAATGTGTACGTTATGCGCTGGATAATAATATCACAATCAAACTATCTGAATTAGATGTTAAGAATTCTGTCATAGATAAAAGAGGAGCTCTAGGAAATTATCTGCCTGCTGTAAATGCAAATGCTTCACATTCATGGAATATTGGATTAAATCAAAATATTACAACAGGATTGCTTGAAAATCAAACTACACAATATTCATCAATTGGGGCGAGTGTTGGTGTTGATATTTACAAGGGTTTACAAAATCAGAATACTTATAGAAGAGCTAAACTTTCTATAGTTGCTTCAAAATATCAATTGTTAAAGATGCAAGAAGATATTTCATTAAATGTCGCCAATGCATTTTTAGAAATTCTTTTCAATAAGGAAAATTTAAAAGTAAAAAAGGAACAGCTCGCTATTGATGAAAAACGATTTAAGCGTTCAGAAGAAATGGTAAATGCGGGTACAATTCCTCGTGGAGATTTATTCGATTTAAAAGCTACTGTGGCAACAGATCAACAAGCTATTATTGTAGCTGAGAATAGTTTGTTAATTTCTAAATTAAGTTTGGCTCAGTTATTACAACTTAAAGAATTTGCTGATTTTGATGTTATCGATAATACAAATGTACAGGATGAAAATAACATCATGGCTCAAAATCCAACTGATATTTATAATAAGGCAAAGGAAACAAGAACAGAATTAAAGCTTGCACAAACTAATCTGGAAATTGCGCAAAAAAATGTATCCATTGCCAAAGGAGCTTATCAGCCAACTTTGAGTGCTTTTTATAACTTTAATACCAGAGCAAGTTATTCAGAAATTATTACAGGATCTACTTTAAATACGGCAAATCCAACCAACCAAATAGGCTTTGTTGAAGGAACTAATCAGTCTGTGTTACAGAATAATTACTCCCCTGTTTTAGGAAATGCGGCGCCTATTCTGGATCAGTTTGATAATAATAAAGGACAGTCTTTTGGAGTTCAGTTATCTATTCCGATTTTCAACGGATTCTCTGCAAGAAATAATGTAGAGCGTAACAAAGTAAGCCTGGAAAAATCTAAAATTGATCTTGAACAAAAAAGTTTAGATTTGCAGCGTAATGTTTATACGGCTTTTACGGATGCAAAAGGAGCGTTAAATGCTTATGAATCAGCAACGATAACTTTAGAAGCAAGACAACAGTCTTATAATTATGCAAAAGAAAAGTATGATGTTGGCTTGATGAACTCTTTCGATTTTACTCAGGCACAAACCTTGTTAACGAACGCACAATCAGATGTAATTAGAGCAAAATACGATTACATGTTTAAAATAAAGATACTTGAATTCTACTTCGGAATTCCAATTGTCCCAATTATCAAAAACTAA
- a CDS encoding mechanosensitive ion channel family protein → MDVNPNQLSSYATKFIDILIDYSPKLISAFLILFVGLYAIRLINRIIRKIMVKRHLDPTLTKFLADILLWALRILLFVTFISKLGIETSSFVAILGAMGLAVGLSLQGSLSNFAGGMLIIVFKPFKVGDTIEAQGVIATVVEIQIFVTKLVTGNNQTVFVPNGALSNGNIINYSMQGERKADLTFSVSYDSDIKKAKDILLDVLIKNPKVLKSPAPEVFVKNLSASSIDFAVRPWAKNENYGAVFSETLENCKIALDEAGIAIQPYTVQK, encoded by the coding sequence ATGGATGTAAACCCCAACCAGCTTTCAAGTTACGCAACGAAATTTATTGACATCTTAATTGATTATTCACCGAAGTTGATCTCGGCATTTCTAATTTTATTTGTAGGCTTATATGCTATAAGACTGATAAACAGAATTATTAGAAAAATAATGGTCAAAAGACATTTAGACCCTACATTAACTAAGTTTCTTGCTGATATTTTGCTTTGGGCATTAAGAATATTGTTATTTGTAACCTTTATTTCAAAACTCGGAATTGAAACTTCATCATTTGTAGCCATTTTAGGAGCCATGGGACTTGCGGTTGGCTTATCACTACAGGGTTCACTTTCAAATTTTGCGGGCGGAATGCTAATTATTGTTTTTAAGCCTTTTAAAGTAGGAGACACAATTGAGGCACAAGGAGTGATTGCAACCGTAGTCGAAATTCAAATTTTTGTTACAAAATTAGTTACGGGTAATAACCAAACGGTTTTTGTACCAAATGGGGCTTTATCTAATGGAAATATAATCAATTATTCAATGCAGGGTGAGCGAAAAGCTGATTTGACCTTTTCTGTTTCTTATGATTCAGATATCAAAAAAGCTAAAGACATATTACTAGATGTTTTAATTAAGAATCCTAAGGTCCTCAAATCTCCTGCACCTGAAGTATTTGTAAAAAATTTATCGGCAAGTTCTATTGATTTTGCTGTTCGTCCCTGGGCAAAAAATGAAAATTATGGAGCCGTTTTTTCTGAAACTTTAGAGAATTGCAAAATAGCATTAGATGAAGCAGGTATTGCCATTCAGCCATATACCGTACAGAAATAA
- a CDS encoding efflux RND transporter periplasmic adaptor subunit: MSKKTIYFLIGGAIIIIAALIGLSKSGVIGNKDEGKEVEISKVVASTIIETVSATGKIQPEIEVKISPEVSGEIILLNVKEGQVVKKGDLLVKINPDLYTSSYNRSVSNLSGTKAGLTQSEASFKEAKANYERNKTLYDKGVISKSDWDKAIASFEVAKATRQSSYYNVQSASASVNEAKDNLGRTTIYSPADGTISVLNVELGERVLGTQQMAGTELLRVANLNNMEVEVDVNENDIVKIKIGDEANVEVDAYLKKKFKGVVTSISNSASTTLTSDQVTNFKVKVRILKESYQDLLEGKPASYSPFRPGMTATVDIITTTKTNVLAVPISSVVVKSDTTAVKDFKVEDPNEKKTVPKSDKKFECVFVKVGDKAKIRIIKTGIQDDTNIEVMSGLKPGDVVITGPYTTVSKELNSGDKVKVKKTEIPKK, translated from the coding sequence ATGTCAAAAAAAACAATTTATTTCTTAATTGGCGGTGCAATAATTATAATTGCTGCTTTAATAGGACTTTCGAAATCGGGAGTGATAGGAAATAAGGACGAAGGAAAAGAAGTAGAGATATCAAAAGTAGTAGCTTCCACAATTATTGAAACCGTTTCGGCTACAGGTAAAATTCAACCAGAAATAGAAGTCAAGATTTCCCCGGAAGTTTCGGGCGAAATTATTTTATTAAATGTAAAAGAGGGGCAGGTTGTTAAAAAGGGAGATTTATTAGTGAAAATAAATCCGGATTTATATACTTCAAGTTACAATCGTTCAGTTTCAAATTTATCAGGTACCAAGGCGGGATTAACGCAGTCCGAAGCTAGTTTCAAAGAAGCAAAAGCGAACTATGAACGTAATAAAACTTTGTATGACAAAGGTGTTATTTCAAAGTCTGACTGGGATAAAGCTATCGCTTCTTTTGAAGTTGCAAAAGCTACAAGACAAAGTTCTTACTATAATGTTCAGAGTGCTTCTGCATCGGTAAATGAAGCAAAAGATAATTTAGGACGTACTACAATATATTCTCCTGCAGACGGAACCATTTCTGTACTAAATGTAGAATTAGGGGAACGTGTTTTAGGAACACAGCAAATGGCAGGAACTGAACTTTTAAGAGTGGCCAACCTTAATAATATGGAGGTTGAAGTTGATGTTAATGAGAATGATATTGTGAAAATAAAAATTGGAGATGAAGCGAATGTTGAAGTGGATGCCTACTTAAAAAAGAAATTTAAAGGTGTTGTAACCAGTATTTCTAATTCGGCTAGTACGACTTTAACATCAGATCAGGTAACTAATTTTAAGGTTAAGGTTAGAATTTTAAAAGAATCTTATCAGGATTTGCTTGAAGGAAAACCAGCTTCATATTCTCCATTTAGACCAGGTATGACTGCAACTGTTGATATTATCACTACAACAAAAACAAATGTTTTGGCAGTGCCTATTAGTTCTGTTGTTGTAAAATCGGATACAACTGCTGTTAAAGATTTTAAAGTTGAGGATCCGAATGAGAAAAAAACAGTGCCAAAAAGTGATAAAAAATTTGAATGTGTTTTTGTAAAAGTGGGTGATAAAGCAAAAATCAGAATTATCAAAACCGGTATTCAGGACGACACAAATATCGAAGTAATGTCTGGATTAAAACCTGGAGATGTTGTTATTACCGGACCTTATACAACTGTTTCCAAAGAGTTAAATTCCGGTGATAAAGTCAAGGTTAAAAAGACTGAAATCCCGAAGAAATAA
- a CDS encoding YtxH domain-containing protein, which produces MGLSSFLKNLFSKNEETSTQIENPDQHTGEKAYIEKTENLVEETLNKLKEVSEPILEDAAEFTNHAKEILSEYAEKAADSINDIVDAVKESIESDDKQPIVYDTVVDISEKPITETE; this is translated from the coding sequence ATGGGATTATCATCGTTTTTAAAAAATTTATTTAGCAAAAATGAGGAAACGTCAACTCAAATAGAAAACCCGGATCAACATACTGGCGAAAAAGCATACATTGAAAAAACAGAAAACTTAGTTGAAGAAACTTTAAATAAACTCAAAGAAGTTTCTGAACCAATACTGGAAGATGCTGCTGAGTTTACTAATCATGCCAAAGAAATTCTAAGTGAATATGCAGAAAAAGCCGCTGACTCTATAAACGACATCGTTGATGCTGTAAAAGAAAGTATAGAAAGTGATGATAAGCAGCCAATTGTTTATGATACCGTTGTAGATATTAGCGAAAAGCCAATAACAGAAACCGAATGA